The stretch of DNA TAGATTAAATGGGTACTAGTAACTAGATAGCGCTCAAACTACCCGACATGCGGAAACCCTCTATCCGTCTCACCGAGGTGCGACCGAATCCCCGGTTGCCCGCCGCTGGCCGGGCCACATGTCGTCATACGCGGCGTCCATGAACTGCGTCTGCGGCCCGCGCAGCGCAGAGGAGTCGGCTATCTCGCCCCGGACTGCCTGCACCAGGCCGAACGCATAACGGTAGGCAGAACCTCGCAGGGGCTCAGTTCTGGCCGCCAGGTCGATCTCCGCCTGTGCAAGCCACAGGTCATCCACGAGTCGGTCGAGCACCGCATCGTCTGCCGTGTCATCACTGACCGAGCGCGTGAGAGCTGCCTTCTCCACCTGCGACGCAATGCCGAGGAACTTCAGGACCGCGTTCTTCAACTCCGCGCGATGCGCGGCTGATTCCTGCACTTCGAGCTGCCGGGTACTCGCTCGCGACACGAGGTACTGGCCAAAGATCGACCCACCAGCGCCGAGTGCGACACCGGCCAGAGACAACAATGCCGGCCCCAAGGTTCCCCAAGATCCCATAGCGGGAGTCTCTCAACTCCCGCGACCGCCGTCCCCATGGGGACTCGTGACCGTGAGGGTGAGGAATTCCGTGACGCTCAACCCGTCACAACTGGGGGATTCCGTGTCCGTCGACAGCGGCGAGAGCCTGGCAGAGCGGAGGCTTCCTCTGGTTCTCGACTTCGTGCCGGGGGCCAGGGAGGTGCTGTCCCAGCCGTTCACGCCGCGGTTCACGGTGTCCGGCCGCCCGATGGAGCACGTGCCGGACTTCGCGGTGTCTCCATGCTCACATCAACGAGCGATCAAGCCGACAGTCACATGACCGAACCGCTTTTGTTAGAGCCAGTTAGCGCGGGTCCATGTCAGCATTTCAGGCCGATGATGGCCCACCCGCGCCCTGCCGCCTCGGTGACGACCTCTCCCCATTCGGTGACCAGGGCAGCAAACGACGAGAAGGTGCTGACCCGCCCCGTGGCCCCGGCGAGGTGCTGTTCGAACGGTTGGCGGAGGGACGGCAGGCCGGGCTCGGCCAGGGTCCAGAAGTGATGGAGGGCTGTCACGTCCTCGGGGAGGAGCCAGAGCATGGTCTCCGGGCACCAGTGGTTCTCCCGTCCGGGGACGGAAGGGGTGAAGGGAGGGTCCGCGGACTCCCAGTTGTATTCGCCCCAGAACAGGGGAGCGCTGAACTCGTCGAGTGCCGTGCGCAGTCCGGGACGGACGAACCCTCGCATCTTTTCCCAGCGTTCGCCGGCCCAGAAGTGCGGCTTGTACGAGGTGAGGGTGTTGCGGAACTCGTAGCGCGCGTACCAGGGGCCGTTCTGGGCCTCGGGCCAGGTCCATCCCTCGGGCAGGTCGGGCCCCCGGGCGTCGTCGCTGCCGAACGCCGCGCTCTCCACCAGGCCGGCTCGCTGTTCGGCCGGCGCGGCTTCTATGTACGCGCAGTCGACGATGAGGAGTTCCAGCACATGCCCATGCTGTGAGCCTAGATCAGAGCTGCCGCAACCCGGCCTGAGCTGCGGACATGAAGTTGGCGCTGCGCCCCGGGCCCTGGATGCAGCGCCGTGTCACCCGGCCGTGTCAGAGAACGCGCTTGAGGTGCGGTGGTTTGAGTGGGGGTGACGTTGCCCTTGGCTTTCGCTTCGGCCTTGCGGGCCTTCTCGTCCAGGTGCAGCTGGAAGCGACGCTCGTAGTCGTCTTCGAAGTCGCCGACGTCCAGGCGCATGTCCCTCGGCAGGGCTTTGAGCGGAGTAACAGATCCTGCGCCCCGACGGGGAAGGGGCGAGGCTTCCGTTATGCCGAGACCGTACGCTGTCGCACCGCGCACTACCGCCTTCGTTCGCGTCATCGCCCGGCGGACCGCTCCCGTGGTCGCCTCCGTGCTCCTGGCGCCCCTGCTCACCGCGGCCGCACACCCCGCCGAGCCGACGCCTTTCACGCACCCCGGAGTGCACGTCGGCCGCACTCAGCTCGACGCGGTCCGCGAGCGCGTGCGCTCCGGGCAACAGCCGTGGCGAGCGGCGTACGACGCCATGCGCCGCAGCCGGTACGCAGTCCTGGACCGCCGCCCGCGACCGTACAAGATCGTTGCCTGCAAGCCCTACGCCAAGCCGCCGGCCTGCATGGCGGAGCGCGAAGATGCCATCGCCGCGTACACGCACGCCCTGCTCTGGTACGTCACCGAGGAGCAGGCGCATGCGGACAAGGCGAGGCAGATCATGGACTCCTGGTCGGCCGTCATCAAGGACCACACAGAGGGCAACTCGGGGCTGCAGGCCGCCTGGGCGGGGTCGACCTGGGCCCGGGCGGCGGAGATCGTGCGGCACACCGGTGCCGGGTGGCCGCAGCAGGACGTGGACCGCTTCTCACGGATGCTGCGCCACGTGTACCTGCCCGAACTCTCCGGCAAAGTCGCCGACTACAACGGCAATTGGGACCTGGCGATGACCGACGCGGCTGTCGGGATCGCCGTCTTCCTCGACGACCGCAAGGCCTTCGATCAGGCGCTGAGCCGCTTCCGGGCCCGGGTTCCCGCCTACTTCTATCTCCGCTCAGACGGAAAGCTCCCGGTCCCGCCGCCGGGTGGCACGGTGAAGACGCAGCAGCAGATCAGGACGTACTGGTTCGGACAGAAACGGTTCGTGAACGGCCTGGGGCAGGAGTCCTGCCGCAACTTCGAGCACGTCGGGTACGCTCTCGCCGCGACGTCCCATATCGCGGAGACGGCCTGGCATCAGGGGGTGGACCTGTACGGTCCGGTCCGTGAACGCCTGGCCGCGGCACTGGAGTTGCACTCCCGGTACCAGCTCGGCGAGAAGATGCCGAAGTGGCTGTGCGGCGGAAAGCCGGAGCTGACGATGGGCCCTGACCTGGAGGTGGGTGTCAACCATTTGGGAAACCGCCTGGGCGAGCCCCTGCCGCAGACACGCAAGCTGGCAGCACGGATGCGACCGGCCGGGACGGACGACTTGTTCGTGGCCTGGGAGACCCTGACACACGCCGAGAACCCTTAGTGTGGTGCGCCGGGAATGAGAGGCGTAAGTGGCTAGTGCGTTTTCATATCGCTGGGGGCACCTGCTGTTGACGTCGTGCTGTCCGCTGAGGAAGTAGCTGAGCTGACCCTTTGGGTGGGCGGGACGGTGTCGCCTCGTCTGGCCGAGCAGGCCCAGATCGTGCTGGCCTGTGCGGAGTGAACCGCTCCGGGTCTGATGGAGGATCCGGTGTGTCCCGCGTTGAGTGGAGCCGAGGACGCATGGAGGTGGGAGGCTCTCTACATGGCGCCTGAGATCGCCACAACGCTGGGGACCAGCCCGCTCGCGCTGACACCGCAAACACCGGTGCGT from Streptomyces sp. BA2 encodes:
- a CDS encoding alginate lyase family protein; translation: MPRPYAVAPRTTAFVRVIARRTAPVVASVLLAPLLTAAAHPAEPTPFTHPGVHVGRTQLDAVRERVRSGQQPWRAAYDAMRRSRYAVLDRRPRPYKIVACKPYAKPPACMAEREDAIAAYTHALLWYVTEEQAHADKARQIMDSWSAVIKDHTEGNSGLQAAWAGSTWARAAEIVRHTGAGWPQQDVDRFSRMLRHVYLPELSGKVADYNGNWDLAMTDAAVGIAVFLDDRKAFDQALSRFRARVPAYFYLRSDGKLPVPPPGGTVKTQQQIRTYWFGQKRFVNGLGQESCRNFEHVGYALAATSHIAETAWHQGVDLYGPVRERLAAALELHSRYQLGEKMPKWLCGGKPELTMGPDLEVGVNHLGNRLGEPLPQTRKLAARMRPAGTDDLFVAWETLTHAENP